The Halalkalibaculum roseum genome window below encodes:
- a CDS encoding class I SAM-dependent methyltransferase codes for MKEHISCILCGNNASPFGRVRERDFYECQTCRAVIMDPDYYVDRDDEVYRYETHDNDVNDPRYQNFVSPLVDAVKKEYESGKTGLDYGSGTGPVAAKLLRDAGYEVTTYDPYFERNPGAFLTNYDFIISSEVVEHFHHPAKEFRLLRELLKPGGHLYCMTLRYEDEIDFESWHYAQDETHVIFYRKETAEWIKEAFNFSGLEFEERLFILEK; via the coding sequence ATGAAAGAACACATATCCTGTATTCTTTGCGGTAACAATGCGAGTCCATTTGGCAGAGTTCGAGAACGGGACTTTTATGAGTGCCAAACCTGCAGGGCTGTGATCATGGATCCTGATTACTATGTTGATCGGGATGATGAGGTCTATCGCTATGAAACGCATGACAATGATGTGAATGATCCGAGGTACCAGAATTTTGTCTCTCCACTGGTGGATGCGGTGAAAAAGGAATATGAGTCCGGGAAAACCGGACTGGATTACGGTTCCGGTACGGGACCTGTAGCGGCTAAACTGCTTCGTGATGCCGGTTATGAGGTTACTACCTACGATCCTTATTTTGAAAGAAACCCGGGTGCATTTCTGACCAATTATGATTTCATTATATCCAGCGAAGTGGTTGAGCATTTTCACCATCCGGCCAAAGAGTTTCGTCTGCTCCGGGAGTTGCTAAAGCCCGGGGGACATCTCTACTGTATGACGCTGAGGTATGAGGATGAGATTGACTTTGAGAGCTGGCACTATGCACAGGATGAGACCCATGTTATTTTCTATCGCAAGGAGACGGCTGAGTGGATTAAAGAGGCTTTTAATTTTTCT
- a CDS encoding YwbE family protein has product MDEGNRRSNIQTGMNVAIVLKKDQRSGKLTEGRVKDILTNSATHPHGIKVRLQDGQVGRVKKVISKN; this is encoded by the coding sequence ATGGATGAAGGTAACAGGAGATCGAATATTCAGACCGGTATGAACGTGGCTATCGTGCTTAAAAAAGACCAGCGGAGCGGGAAACTTACTGAGGGCAGGGTGAAGGATATTCTTACAAACAGTGCCACACATCCTCATGGCATAAAAGTGCGGTTGCAAGATGGACAGGTTGGCAGAGTGAAGAAAGTCATCTCTAAAAACTAA
- a CDS encoding FtsB family cell division protein translates to MNFQIFNPLRWRKSFLMLILGGFLFIWFAFIDTYSLWTRYDLSQRKDELKVKTEQLEAETARLKQQIEDLKNDPALLERIAREEYGMKKEGETVYKIKVEK, encoded by the coding sequence ATGAATTTTCAGATCTTCAATCCTCTACGATGGCGCAAGTCATTCCTGATGCTCATATTGGGAGGATTTCTTTTCATCTGGTTCGCTTTTATCGACACCTACAGCCTTTGGACGCGCTATGATCTTAGCCAGCGCAAAGATGAACTGAAAGTGAAGACCGAACAACTGGAAGCTGAAACAGCGAGACTAAAACAGCAAATCGAGGATCTGAAAAACGACCCCGCTTTACTTGAGCGTATTGCCCGTGAGGAGTACGGCATGAAAAAAGAAGGGGAAACCGTTTACAAAATAAAGGTTGAAAAATAG
- a CDS encoding putative LPS assembly protein LptD, which translates to MIATIAHIRCVLSTALAVFFILGFFVSVGYAQNTNIPDSLRSGRTGGGQPQASQSSAPEQEGQVNFQASDSLVFNFKKNRIATLFGSAKVIHQSGELTSGKIALNLDSSVVRAATQTPQDTLSQPVLLRDSERIRSKSISFNYQTEKGRFEVARVAVDQGYLTGTKVKNQSRHVVFLEDAIYSTCDLDHPHYYIKADRMKVVNQEKVFFTNARLYILDIPYPLVFPFGYLPGKIDQKQSGLLQPTYVSQNQATRGIGVQNLGWFQYFNDYLVGQASVDIFTSGTFFLDTSTRYSNRDNYSGSIQVGYSRERGLEPTDPNFTINTQKRINISHNQDFSPYANMSANINLRTADFNRRNSFDIDERAEVSTSSSISYRYRHPENVYNFSISARQNQNFNNNTTRLSGPDANFSLKQFSPFESDRPGSEGAAWYENISIRYQNSFQSDFSYQPIAADSAEINWFEALLDPSKYREATGDNDHYKYGFRQEADISFGNLLPSRFINLSASGDYTEYWYPTSIRRSFNEETNQIETRQVRGFEAAREFSAGLSMSTTVYGIVNSKIGNLEGFRHTLRPSLSFSYSPDFGSDFWGYYRDVQTDSLGNTRSYSIFENEVFRGPGRGEQRALSFNLSNVFEAKQVRRDSTGEKKENVIRLIDRLDFNTSYNFAADSLNLSDLNASFSSRIIKGINIRANAQFNFYQRDSLGIRFNDFLITDSRQLAELTNFSVSASYSFNSQGGTRVDDRYYFPASYDPYDQSIFHEMDSNFNRRPVQRTSSPFSVSFNFRYSWRLNPRPNSENSKSATLNARNIRFQLTPKWSFQTQLGYDFIDKELTPSQFSLSRSLHMWNLSFQMSPFGEFQYYAFALRLNSAQIQSIFQKLPLLKNLERSSSPSGRRPVGF; encoded by the coding sequence ATGATAGCAACTATTGCACATATAAGATGCGTATTGTCAACAGCCTTGGCTGTCTTTTTTATTTTAGGATTTTTTGTTTCGGTCGGTTACGCTCAAAACACGAATATACCTGATAGCCTTAGGTCCGGTCGAACAGGAGGCGGACAGCCCCAGGCCTCACAGTCCAGCGCACCTGAACAGGAAGGACAGGTTAACTTTCAAGCTTCTGATTCGCTTGTCTTTAATTTCAAGAAAAACCGCATTGCCACCCTGTTTGGCTCTGCCAAAGTGATCCACCAGTCGGGTGAGTTGACCTCGGGTAAAATTGCACTGAATCTGGACAGCAGCGTGGTACGGGCCGCAACCCAAACTCCGCAGGATACCCTTTCCCAGCCGGTGCTGTTACGAGATAGCGAACGCATCAGAAGCAAAAGTATCAGTTTTAACTACCAGACAGAGAAAGGTCGCTTTGAAGTAGCCAGGGTTGCTGTCGACCAGGGATATCTGACCGGAACCAAAGTTAAAAACCAGAGCCGACATGTGGTTTTCCTGGAAGATGCTATCTACTCAACCTGCGACCTCGACCACCCCCACTACTACATTAAAGCCGACCGCATGAAGGTGGTGAACCAGGAAAAGGTATTTTTTACCAATGCCAGGCTCTATATCCTGGATATCCCTTACCCGCTTGTCTTTCCTTTCGGTTATCTGCCGGGGAAAATAGACCAGAAACAGTCTGGCCTGCTGCAGCCGACCTATGTTTCCCAGAACCAGGCCACACGGGGTATCGGTGTTCAAAACCTGGGATGGTTCCAGTATTTCAATGACTACCTGGTAGGTCAAGCATCAGTGGATATTTTCACCAGCGGAACATTCTTCCTGGATACCAGCACCCGGTACAGCAATAGAGATAATTACAGCGGAAGTATACAGGTAGGTTATTCACGGGAGCGGGGACTGGAACCGACCGATCCGAATTTTACGATCAATACACAGAAGAGGATCAACATATCCCATAACCAGGACTTCTCGCCATATGCTAACATGTCTGCCAACATTAACCTGAGAACGGCCGATTTTAACAGACGAAATTCATTCGATATTGATGAACGCGCCGAAGTAAGTACCAGCTCAAGTATAAGTTACCGTTACAGGCATCCGGAGAACGTTTATAATTTCAGCATCTCTGCTCGCCAGAATCAAAACTTCAATAATAACACCACGCGGCTATCGGGCCCGGATGCCAACTTTAGCCTCAAACAGTTTTCTCCTTTTGAAAGCGACCGGCCCGGATCGGAGGGAGCAGCCTGGTATGAAAATATTTCCATCCGATACCAGAACAGCTTTCAGTCTGATTTCAGTTATCAGCCCATAGCAGCCGATTCAGCAGAAATCAACTGGTTTGAAGCACTGCTCGATCCTAGCAAATACCGGGAGGCTACCGGAGACAATGACCACTACAAGTACGGTTTCCGCCAGGAGGCCGATATAAGTTTTGGCAACCTGCTGCCCAGCCGATTTATAAACCTGAGTGCCAGCGGAGACTATACGGAGTACTGGTATCCCACTTCTATTCGTAGAAGCTTTAATGAGGAAACCAACCAGATAGAGACTCGCCAGGTACGCGGTTTTGAAGCCGCCCGTGAATTCTCTGCAGGCCTGAGCATGTCAACTACCGTTTATGGAATCGTAAACAGCAAAATCGGTAATCTTGAAGGATTCCGTCATACTCTCAGGCCCTCTCTCTCTTTCAGCTACAGCCCGGATTTCGGGAGTGATTTTTGGGGATATTACAGGGACGTTCAAACCGATTCTCTGGGTAACACGCGAAGCTACTCCATTTTTGAAAACGAGGTATTCAGAGGACCCGGAAGGGGTGAACAGCGCGCGCTGTCGTTCAATCTAAGCAATGTCTTCGAGGCCAAACAGGTGCGAAGGGATTCTACCGGAGAAAAGAAAGAGAATGTAATACGCCTGATTGACCGACTTGATTTCAATACGAGTTATAATTTTGCCGCTGACAGTCTGAACCTAAGCGATCTCAATGCCTCTTTCTCATCTCGCATCATCAAAGGGATCAACATCCGGGCAAATGCCCAATTTAACTTCTACCAGAGGGATTCCCTGGGTATTCGTTTCAACGATTTCCTTATTACGGATTCCAGGCAACTGGCAGAATTGACCAACTTCAGTGTAAGCGCCAGCTATAGTTTCAATTCACAAGGAGGCACCCGTGTGGACGATAGATACTATTTCCCCGCGAGTTATGACCCTTATGACCAGTCTATCTTTCACGAAATGGATTCTAATTTTAACAGGCGGCCTGTGCAGAGAACCAGTTCTCCCTTTTCGGTCTCCTTCAACTTCAGGTATAGCTGGAGATTGAATCCCAGGCCGAATAGTGAAAATAGTAAGTCAGCTACACTCAATGCCCGTAATATCCGTTTTCAACTTACACCCAAGTGGAGTTTCCAGACACAGCTGGGCTACGACTTTATTGATAAAGAATTAACGCCCTCGCAATTTTCACTTAGCCGAAGCCTGCATATGTGGAACCTTAGCTTCCAGATGAGTCCCTTCGGTGAGTTTCAATACTATGCTTTTGCTCTCCGACTTAACAGTGCACAGATACAAAGTATCTTCCAAAAACTGCCCCTGCTCAAGAACCTCGAACGTTCATCCAGCCCATCGGGAAGAAGACCGGTCGGTTTCTAG
- a CDS encoding riboflavin synthase, translating into MFTGIIKEVGKIENVINLDGGKEFTVACDLASGLEVDQSISINGVCHTVTACNTGTFTVQSVEETLRKTNMGSLVEGDSVNLERSMRPDQLIDGHIVQGHVDATGEITAIEKEGTDWLFSVEYPESYRDLIVGRGSIAIDGISLTVASEKDNRFKVAIIPYTYEHTNMRDREEGDRVNLEFDVLGKYVVRYLENRE; encoded by the coding sequence ATGTTTACCGGAATCATAAAAGAGGTAGGAAAGATAGAAAACGTCATAAATTTGGACGGAGGTAAAGAGTTTACTGTTGCCTGTGATCTGGCCTCAGGACTTGAAGTAGATCAAAGTATCAGTATCAATGGTGTTTGCCATACTGTGACGGCCTGCAATACCGGTACTTTTACCGTACAGAGCGTGGAAGAGACTTTGCGGAAGACCAACATGGGTAGCCTGGTCGAAGGTGACTCAGTTAATCTTGAGCGTTCCATGCGTCCCGACCAGCTGATTGACGGACACATTGTACAGGGCCATGTAGATGCAACTGGTGAAATTACAGCTATTGAAAAGGAGGGCACGGACTGGCTTTTTAGTGTTGAATATCCTGAATCCTACCGTGACCTCATTGTGGGGAGGGGAAGTATTGCTATAGATGGAATCAGCCTTACTGTGGCTTCAGAAAAAGACAACCGCTTCAAGGTTGCTATCATCCCCTATACCTATGAACATACGAATATGCGGGACAGGGAAGAGGGAGACCGAGTAAACCTGGAATTTGATGTGTTGGGCAAATATGTAGTACGATATCTGGAGAACAGGGAGTAA
- the ribD gene encoding bifunctional diaminohydroxyphosphoribosylaminopyrimidine deaminase/5-amino-6-(5-phosphoribosylamino)uracil reductase RibD has product MTENNSYNENDRRWMQLALEIAERGAGYVSPNPMVGCVIVDSEGNKIGQGYHERYGQAHAEVNAVESVKDTSLLKNATVYVTMEPCAHEGKTPPCADMLAGLPIRRVVVAMQDPTAKVNGKGIKKLRNNDIQVDVGLLKEEAEQLNEFFLHYENYNRPFVTLKIAQTLDGYIAAPDGSSEWITGEASRKRVHEWRSRYDAVMVGRNTALLDNPRLTVRHVEGRQPRRIVIDGKLELPKDLNLFTDQYEEKTIILTHNKEKFENEADPMLSMLQSDYFRGSTLLLPEKDGHTDLNEGLKKLASEHRVTSILVEAGQNLASALLRERLVDKVACFIAPKMLGGGTRSVMGMGVNRMKEILNLRDTNWEQVDEDMLFTGYL; this is encoded by the coding sequence GTGACTGAAAATAATTCCTATAACGAGAACGATCGAAGATGGATGCAGCTCGCCCTTGAAATTGCAGAGCGGGGAGCAGGCTATGTTTCACCCAATCCCATGGTTGGTTGCGTAATCGTCGATTCCGAGGGGAATAAGATCGGCCAGGGTTATCATGAACGCTACGGTCAGGCGCATGCCGAGGTCAATGCCGTAGAGTCGGTCAAAGATACCTCCCTGCTGAAGAATGCCACCGTATATGTAACCATGGAACCCTGTGCCCATGAGGGTAAAACACCACCATGCGCGGATATGCTGGCCGGTTTGCCAATCAGGAGAGTTGTGGTTGCCATGCAGGATCCTACTGCAAAAGTGAATGGCAAAGGGATTAAAAAGCTCAGAAACAACGACATTCAAGTGGATGTCGGTCTATTGAAGGAGGAAGCTGAGCAACTGAATGAGTTCTTTCTCCATTATGAAAATTACAACCGGCCGTTTGTTACCCTTAAAATTGCCCAAACACTTGACGGGTACATAGCTGCCCCCGATGGAAGTTCGGAATGGATTACCGGAGAAGCCTCCAGGAAGAGAGTTCACGAATGGCGCAGCCGCTATGATGCGGTTATGGTCGGACGAAACACCGCTCTGCTCGATAATCCACGCCTTACCGTACGTCATGTTGAGGGACGTCAGCCCAGACGCATTGTCATCGACGGAAAATTGGAGCTGCCCAAAGATCTCAACCTCTTTACCGATCAATATGAGGAAAAGACCATCATCCTAACGCACAATAAAGAGAAGTTTGAAAATGAAGCCGATCCGATGCTCAGTATGCTTCAATCGGACTATTTCCGCGGATCGACTTTGTTGTTGCCGGAAAAAGACGGTCATACCGATCTGAATGAAGGACTCAAAAAGCTTGCGTCCGAACACCGGGTGACTTCTATTTTAGTAGAGGCCGGACAAAATTTAGCCTCGGCTTTATTGCGAGAACGTTTAGTGGATAAAGTGGCTTGCTTTATAGCTCCCAAAATGCTGGGAGGAGGGACCCGTTCGGTAATGGGAATGGGTGTCAATCGTATGAAGGAAATTCTTAACTTAAGGGATACGAATTGGGAACAGGTCGATGAAGACATGCTGTTTACCGGATACTTGTAG
- a CDS encoding SurA N-terminal domain-containing protein, whose amino-acid sequence MGVMEKMRKSTGVILWVLIFSFGILWALADTKVFDAMQAGPNNLGEVNGDPISLEEYNSRISYYIDQYSQQTGNSITPEMRAYYEDQAWEELVSSKLIQQKMDDLGITVTDQEVVEMITGENPDPFIRQQFQREDGTIDRVALQSAIEAPENSQVWVMVEQQLRQKRRQQKMSNYVQSAMEVSSYEVEQAYIKRNTFADVSFVRFPFAEIPDSAVNVTDSDLRSYYNNNEEQYTRQESYRFKYVSFDKTATKEDTARIQKEMQDLRSDFEQTENDSLFLVRYQSATPYSAEFVKKSEINEKYQPVLDLENGEVSQAITQDGQVFSIKKLDERQDEVKFVVFTFDITADPIATVDKKAEEADDFSFFAEEDGFEEEAERREFEVKEAFATKGNPFIAGLGQSRQIMNFLETASEEEISSPIELSNQFVVLKVTEITPEGTRPFEEVRSQIETIVINSKRKEQLVDRVNNLLASNETLEAIASASGREVSTAENLSMNASVIPGAGREPRVVGAIFGLEESETSGPISGDNAVFVAKIDNRTDANLEAMTAATRNQLQQQLQQQKSASFSQVWMEQLKEEADIEDYRATLLRGG is encoded by the coding sequence ATGGGTGTAATGGAAAAAATGAGGAAGAGCACCGGCGTCATTTTGTGGGTGCTTATTTTCTCTTTTGGAATACTCTGGGCATTGGCAGATACAAAAGTATTTGATGCCATGCAGGCAGGCCCAAACAATCTGGGTGAAGTGAATGGCGATCCTATTTCCCTGGAAGAGTATAACAGCAGAATCAGTTACTACATAGACCAGTATTCACAACAGACCGGTAATTCCATCACACCGGAGATGCGTGCCTACTACGAAGATCAGGCATGGGAAGAGCTGGTTTCCAGCAAGCTTATACAGCAGAAGATGGATGATCTTGGCATCACTGTTACCGACCAGGAAGTGGTTGAGATGATTACCGGTGAAAATCCTGATCCTTTCATACGCCAGCAGTTTCAAAGAGAAGATGGGACCATAGACCGAGTGGCATTGCAGTCAGCTATCGAAGCGCCTGAAAACAGCCAGGTATGGGTGATGGTTGAGCAGCAACTGCGTCAGAAAAGACGCCAGCAAAAAATGTCGAACTATGTACAGTCTGCCATGGAAGTGAGCAGCTATGAAGTTGAGCAGGCATATATCAAAAGAAATACTTTTGCTGATGTTTCCTTTGTACGCTTTCCTTTTGCTGAGATACCCGACAGCGCGGTAAATGTTACCGATTCTGATCTGCGTTCTTACTACAATAATAATGAAGAGCAGTACACGCGACAGGAATCCTATCGTTTTAAATATGTAAGCTTTGATAAAACAGCCACTAAGGAGGACACGGCCAGGATACAAAAAGAGATGCAGGATCTCCGATCCGATTTTGAACAGACTGAAAACGATTCTCTTTTCCTTGTTCGATACCAGTCGGCTACTCCCTACAGCGCCGAGTTTGTTAAAAAGAGTGAGATAAATGAAAAGTACCAGCCGGTCCTGGACCTTGAAAATGGGGAAGTAAGTCAGGCTATAACCCAAGACGGACAAGTATTTTCCATTAAAAAGCTTGATGAGAGACAGGACGAAGTGAAATTCGTAGTATTCACATTCGACATCACCGCAGATCCGATTGCTACTGTGGATAAAAAGGCTGAAGAAGCCGATGATTTCAGCTTTTTTGCTGAAGAGGACGGTTTTGAGGAAGAGGCCGAACGTCGCGAATTTGAAGTGAAAGAAGCCTTTGCTACCAAAGGCAATCCCTTTATTGCAGGCCTCGGACAGAGCCGACAAATCATGAATTTTCTGGAGACTGCCAGTGAAGAAGAAATTTCCAGTCCTATTGAACTTTCCAACCAGTTTGTGGTACTGAAAGTGACGGAGATTACTCCCGAAGGTACCCGGCCTTTTGAGGAGGTAAGAAGCCAGATTGAAACGATAGTCATCAATAGCAAGCGTAAAGAGCAGCTTGTTGACCGGGTCAATAATCTTTTGGCCTCCAATGAAACCCTGGAAGCTATAGCATCGGCTTCGGGAAGAGAAGTTTCCACTGCCGAGAACCTGAGTATGAACGCTTCTGTAATTCCCGGAGCAGGACGTGAGCCACGTGTAGTTGGTGCTATCTTTGGACTGGAAGAGTCAGAAACCTCCGGACCGATTAGCGGAGACAATGCAGTGTTCGTTGCAAAAATTGATAACAGGACTGATGCGAATCTTGAAGCGATGACGGCTGCAACACGCAATCAGCTGCAGCAGCAACTGCAACAGCAGAAGAGTGCTTCCTTCTCGCAAGTTTGGATGGAGCAGCTGAAGGAAGAAGCCGATATTGAAGATTATCGAGCAACATTGCTGCGCGGAGGCTGA
- a CDS encoding MlaD family protein, producing the protein MAAVKLSNEAKVAITIVAALIVAFLGFRLMNDVPIFRRSHQVVTYFEKVDGLTAGSIAYINGVKVGSVKRIELISKDSVKVTMNFDLGVDIPVNSIARLESSGLLDDKAIILEPGDSDEYVEYGGTIRGEYTGGMLETLKDEGQKLSDDVSQSFDQLNVLLEKLNTTISDENQNKIDDILGDLKTTTDEISTLLKSKRGELESSIDHANNILANLDTVSTDNKERIDSVMVGLDNSLRRIESLSTELEKTGVSLNEILVKVNNGDGTLGKLVNNPSLYNNLDSLSAEMKLLIKNINEDPRKYLKHMRLIEVF; encoded by the coding sequence ATGGCAGCAGTAAAATTGAGCAACGAGGCGAAAGTCGCAATTACCATAGTGGCGGCATTAATTGTGGCCTTTCTGGGTTTTCGTCTGATGAATGATGTACCCATATTCCGTCGATCTCACCAGGTGGTGACTTATTTTGAGAAGGTTGATGGTCTTACAGCAGGCAGTATCGCTTATATCAACGGGGTCAAAGTGGGTTCCGTGAAAAGAATTGAGTTGATTTCAAAAGATAGTGTAAAGGTTACGATGAATTTTGATTTGGGTGTGGACATACCTGTCAATTCTATAGCACGGCTTGAATCATCCGGTCTGCTTGACGATAAGGCCATAATACTCGAGCCGGGCGATTCAGATGAATATGTAGAATACGGAGGTACCATCCGGGGCGAATATACGGGAGGAATGCTGGAGACCCTTAAAGACGAGGGACAGAAATTGAGTGATGATGTGTCTCAGTCATTCGATCAGCTCAACGTGTTGCTTGAAAAGTTGAATACAACCATTTCTGATGAGAATCAGAACAAAATTGATGATATCCTTGGTGATCTGAAAACAACTACTGATGAGATATCCACATTATTGAAGAGCAAACGAGGAGAGCTGGAGTCGAGTATTGATCACGCAAATAACATTCTTGCCAACCTCGACACGGTAAGCACTGATAACAAAGAGCGTATTGACAGTGTGATGGTGGGTCTGGATAATTCACTCAGAAGAATAGAGAGTTTGAGTACGGAACTGGAAAAGACAGGGGTTAGTCTCAATGAAATTCTGGTCAAGGTGAACAATGGAGACGGAACCCTTGGCAAGCTGGTAAACAACCCCTCATTGTATAACAATCTCGACAGCCTGTCAGCAGAAATGAAGCTGCTTATCAAGAACATCAATGAAGATCCCCGCAAATATCTGAAACATATGAGGCTGATAGAGGTGTTTTAG
- a CDS encoding ABC transporter ATP-binding protein, whose protein sequence is MIQIQNLTKSFGDNLVWQDVSFDIEDGETIAIIGRSGCGKSVLVKHLNALIYPDEGNVIIDGKNIFELEYVELRKMRQRFGVLFQGSALFDSINTFENVAFPLRYFTEKDDEQIHDEVMKALQMVNLEDAAGKAISELSGGMRRRIALARATILTPDYLIYDEPTSGLDPQTSDEINELIINLAKNMNITSIVVTHDIHSVLEIAETVAFLENKQLCWHGTVEEMRQSDNKLLKDFVTASEYKI, encoded by the coding sequence ATGATTCAGATACAAAACCTTACAAAGAGTTTCGGTGATAACCTGGTGTGGCAGGACGTCTCCTTCGATATAGAAGACGGAGAAACCATTGCCATTATCGGCCGATCAGGTTGTGGGAAGTCAGTGCTGGTAAAACATTTGAATGCATTGATTTATCCTGATGAAGGAAATGTGATTATTGATGGGAAAAACATTTTTGAGCTTGAGTATGTTGAACTTCGTAAAATGAGGCAGCGTTTTGGGGTTCTGTTTCAGGGTTCCGCACTTTTTGACTCCATCAACACCTTTGAAAATGTTGCTTTCCCACTGCGATATTTTACGGAAAAGGATGATGAGCAGATACATGATGAGGTGATGAAAGCTTTGCAAATGGTGAACCTGGAAGATGCAGCTGGGAAAGCTATTTCAGAGTTATCCGGCGGAATGCGCCGCAGAATAGCCTTGGCAAGGGCTACCATCCTAACACCGGATTATCTTATCTACGATGAACCGACTTCCGGACTGGATCCTCAAACATCCGATGAGATTAATGAATTGATCATTAATTTGGCAAAAAACATGAATATTACATCTATTGTAGTAACGCACGATATTCACAGTGTGCTGGAAATTGCGGAGACCGTCGCATTTTTAGAAAACAAGCAGCTATGCTGGCACGGTACGGTTGAAGAGATGAGACAAAGCGATAATAAGCTATTGAAAGATTTTGTTACGGCAAGCGAATATAAAATTTAA
- a CDS encoding MlaE family ABC transporter permease — protein MDALQKFGQYGLLLYRALRSLYEFKTYSKNLINELVKIGYESVPIVILTGVFTGAVMTLQTSYQLDIVYVPVSVIGSIVSQSLLIELSAVITSLVLAGKVGARIATELGTMRVSEQIDALESMGFNSVSFLVVPRVLSGLIMFPILYIVASVSGIGGGLVAGVLSGALPASDFMLGARQFFFPWDVTFGFLKSFVFGFVITSISCYKGYYVTGGAEGVGKGTTQATVLSCIYVLLADFVLAAVVL, from the coding sequence ATGGATGCCTTGCAAAAATTTGGACAATACGGTTTGCTCTTGTACAGGGCCTTGCGCTCCTTGTATGAATTCAAGACTTATAGCAAGAACTTAATAAACGAGCTTGTAAAAATCGGTTATGAATCGGTGCCCATTGTAATACTGACGGGGGTTTTCACCGGTGCCGTAATGACGCTGCAAACTTCTTACCAGCTCGATATTGTATACGTACCGGTTTCGGTAATCGGATCAATTGTTTCTCAATCCCTGCTGATTGAACTTTCTGCCGTGATAACCAGCTTGGTTCTTGCGGGTAAAGTAGGAGCACGAATTGCCACAGAATTGGGAACCATGAGGGTAAGCGAACAGATTGATGCATTGGAATCAATGGGTTTTAACTCCGTCTCCTTCCTGGTGGTACCGAGGGTGTTATCCGGTTTAATCATGTTTCCGATTCTGTATATTGTAGCTTCAGTGTCAGGTATCGGTGGCGGACTGGTAGCGGGTGTTTTGTCGGGTGCATTACCGGCATCTGATTTTATGCTTGGAGCCAGGCAGTTTTTCTTCCCCTGGGATGTGACTTTCGGATTCCTAAAATCTTTCGTATTCGGTTTCGTGATCACTTCAATATCATGCTATAAAGGATATTATGTGACAGGAGGGGCCGAAGGCGTGGGAAAAGGCACCACACAAGCAACCGTTTTAAGCTGTATATATGTTTTGCTGGCTGACTTTGTACTGGCAGCCGTAGTACTATAA